TTCACCCGCCTGCACGGACGCGGCCCGCTGCCCGAGCGGAACGACGCGCTGGCCGGCAACCGGTGGGTCTTCGCGGACAGACCCCGGCGGTAGACACCGGCCTTGCACGGGGCCGCGACCGCTACCGCGCGTCGGGACGGGCCGCGGCGCGTGAACGCGAACAGGACATCGGTTGAGCGGCCGGTCGCACCGCGTCAGGGCCGCGGGCCGGCGCCGCGGGGGCTCGGCTCGTCGTACACCACCGACCAGGGGCGGGGAGGCCCGTCCGGCGGGCGTGGGCCTGCGTCGCGGTGCGGCGTCGACGGCCGGTCGCGTGCCAGCACGTCGGCCGCGAGCTCCGCGAAGTGCGGTGCGGCCGGGTGCGCGGAGCGACCGGAGGGCCAGGCGCCGGTCGTCCGCCGGGTGAGCGGACGGCCCGCCAGCGGGCGCCAGAGCACGCGGGGCTCCTTGCGGGCCACCGGGCCCTGGTCGAAGGCGACGCCGTGGCCCGCGTGGACGAGGGCCAGCAGGAACTCGGGGTTGGACGCGTGCCGGACCCGGCCGGGCACGAAACCCTCGGCACGACAGGAGTCGAGGATCCGGTCGTACCAACCGGGGGCCTGGGCGCGGGGGAAGAGCACGAGATCGTGGCCGGACAGTTCGGCGAGCGCCACTTCGGGGATCCGGGCCAGCGGTGACGTGCGGGGTAGTACGACACCGAGCTCCAC
The nucleotide sequence above comes from Streptomyces sp. NBC_01116. Encoded proteins:
- a CDS encoding LysR family transcriptional regulator — protein: MRHLRIFVAVADELHFSRAADRLGMAQPPLSQAVRRLEKDLGAALFDRSHRQVRLTAAGMVLLDEARELLSREERLRTLARRAGDGGLGTLRAGVPPDTTVSTLSALLAACAGHSPGLSVDLQEITTEEQLRLLASGGLDVGLVHQPVDATELRLGPEVRVELGVVLPRTSPLARIPEVALAELSGHDLVLFPRAQAPGWYDRILDSCRAEGFVPGRVRHASNPEFLLALVHAGHGVAFDQGPVARKEPRVLWRPLAGRPLTRRTTGAWPSGRSAHPAAPHFAELAADVLARDRPSTPHRDAGPRPPDGPPRPWSVVYDEPSPRGAGPRP